CGAGCTGCGTTACCTGCGCGTGCTGCTGTTGGGCGTTGTCATGCTGATTTGCATTATCCAGAGCGCGCAGGTGCTGCGAAAGCGCGAAGTCATCCCGGCACTGGTACCCGGCACGCTCGCCGCCACGCTGCTGCTGGCGAGTTTCGGCCCCTGGGGCATGGTGGAATCGACCCTGCACAGCCAGCGCACGCGCCTGCGCACCACGCTCACCGGACTGGGCGTTACGCTCCCGCTCAACCTTTCGAAAAAGTACCACGAGACGCGTATCGAAACGGACAAGGATACCCATGAACAGATCGTAGACACGCTGCGCTATCTGCGCGAGCACCACGGGCTGGAATCGGTGCCCGAGCTCGTCGAGCGCGGGAGCGTCCCCTCCGCGCGGTGGTTCGATTTGGAAGAACGCCTGCCCATCCGCATCCGGACCGCCGATTGCGAGGCCACCTGGCTGACCTATCACCGCGAGGAGAGCAACGGCATCGCCATTGACGAAGGCGGCACCCTCTTCGAGATCGAACTCAAGCAAGCACAGAGCTACCGGCTGGGCGAGTACGAACTCAATTTCAGGGAACGGCGCCTGCGTCTCAAGGCTCCGGACGGGACGCCCATTGCAGAGGCGAACCTGGATCAACTTTTCGATCCGGCCCTGTTTGCAGCGCCTTGCAAAGAGCCCGGAAATTTCCAGCGCCAGGAGATGCCGGCGACATTGGAGCAAATCAACCTGGACACACCGGCAGGCAGCAGAGTCGGTACGCTGTATCTCAAGAGTTTTGAATTCAACCGCTGGCCAAAAGGGGAGTCGCGCCGCAAGAAAAGCCTCAGATCGGTCGAGCAGGAATTCTCCGAATGGAGGTTCAACGCCTTCAAAGGGCTGCTGATTCTGAGCCCTCACACGCTCAGTCCTCAATAATCTCCGCCTCGTCAATCAACTCGGGCTCTTCGGCATCAGCAACATCTTCGGGGGGCCCCTCGGGCAGATCATCCAGGTCCGTCGCCGCCGCGTCGTGTTCATGCACGTGCGCGCCTTCGGGCGGCTCGTCGATCTCGCTTGAAGTCTCGCCCAGGCCGCGACCCGTGACATCGATGAAGTCCAGTTTTTTGAGCGTGAAGTAGTGGGTCAGCCCCTGCTTGGGGCGCAGCAGACACTTGAAGCTCTCAAGCTTGTAGCCGGGCACCTGCACTTCGATGCGGTACTGGCCCGGATCGAGATTCACCACAAAGGAATGGCGGAACTTGCGGGCGAGTTTTGCGGTATCGCGCTCGATGACGCGGAAGAGCCCTTCGAGCGGTTTGTGGTCCTCGCTCTGGACCACGGCGCGCAAATGCGCGTCCTGCGCGTGGGAATGGGCTTTCATTGCCGCTTCAGTCTAGCGCCCTGCCACGGGGTTTGCACACGCCACCCCGGGCCGCCTAAGTTCGGGACAGTTTCAAGGAGTTTTCCCATGTCCAAGGTCCTGGTCCCCCTTGCCGAAGGCTTCGAAGAGCTCGAAGCGGTCTCCGTCATCGACATCCTGCGCCGCGCGCAGATCGAGGTCACCGTGGCAGGGCTCAAGGACGGCCCCGTGCGTGGCAGCCGCCAGACGGTGATTGTTCCCGATGCCACCCTCGATGCGGCGCTTTCCGGGAGTTACGACATGGTGGTCCTGCCCGGCGGCATTCCCGGCGCCGATCACCTGCAGGCAGACGCACGAATCCGCAAGCTGCTCGCTGACATGAACGAGCAGGGCAAGAACACCGCCGCCATCTGCGCCGCCCCCAAGGTGCTCGCCGACGTGGGCGTGCTCAAGGGACGCAAGGCGACGAGCTATCCGGGCGTGCTGGGCTCGCTAAAGCCCGAGG
This genomic stretch from Chrysiogenia bacterium harbors:
- a CDS encoding DJ-1/PfpI family protein; this encodes MSKVLVPLAEGFEELEAVSVIDILRRAQIEVTVAGLKDGPVRGSRQTVIVPDATLDAALSGSYDMVVLPGGIPGADHLQADARIRKLLADMNEQGKNTAAICAAPKVLADVGVLKGRKATSYPGVLGSLKPE